Genomic segment of Deltaproteobacteria bacterium:
AGCCCGCAAACGATCCGCCCGCGCGCGTCGCCACCAGCTCGCCCAGATCCCGGAGCGCGACGGCGAAGAATTCCATGAGCTCGTCGATCGGCGCTTCGAGCGGCGTCTGGCCGAGCAGCTCCGCGACCGCGCGCGCGTCGACCTCGCGCAGCTCGCGCGCCGTGAACGCGCCCGTGCGCTCGAAGCGCGCGAGCAGGCGCGCCTCGATCGTTCGGTAGCCCGAGCGACCCGGGAGCTTGGCTAGCTTGGGGAACCAGCCCGAGCCGAAGTTGATCGCGTCCAGGCAGAGCACGAACGCAGCGAGCGGCTCGACCTGGCCGTCGAGCCGCGGGAAGACCGTGGGGCTGTCGCCGAGCGCGTCGAGCGGGATCGCCGCGCATTCGCGCGCGAGCGCCCCGGCGTCGATCGCGACGTGCCGCGCGCCGGCCGCGATCTCGGCGCAGGACTCGCGCACCGAGGCGAACGGCCGCGCGAGGATCTCGTCGGAGAGGCTCTCGCTCAGCACCGCGAGTTGGAGCGCAGGTACTCGCGCAGGTCCGGCACGATCCGCGTTCGCAGCTCGGCGTCCAGATCGAAGCGCTCGAGCGCCTGCGCGAGCGCGCGCGACGCGCTCGGCAGCGGGTGCGTCGCAAAGAAGCTCGCGACCTGACGCCGGTAGAGCGGCTTCTGCAGCGCTGGCAGCGCCGAGATCAGCCGCGACGCCAGGCCCGGCGAGACGCGCGGCGAGAGCTTCGGCCAGCGCTCGCGGATGAACTCCCAGGTGCGCTCGCGCGCGTGCGGGTTCGCGAGCAGCCGGCAGAGCAGCGGCACGACGTCCTGGGTGGGAATCTGCACGGAGAGGGAGCGCGCGAGCGCGCGCTCGACGAGCGCGGGATCGCGGAACGACCCGAGCGCCATCTCGAAGCGGGTCCGCTCCTGCGGCGTGCGCGCGGCCTTGATCGTGCGCAGGTAGGCGTCGAAGAGCGAGGCGTTGCCGCGCCGCGCCGCGAGATCGACGACCGGCCCCGCGAGATTCGGCTCGAGCGCGCGACGGTCGGCGAGGTACGGGCCGATTCGCGTCTCTGCGCCGGCGAGAACGTCCGGGTCCTCCGCGAGCGCGCCGAGGATCGAGAGCAGCGCGGCCCGCCGCTGGCGCAGGGAGTCCGATTCCCCGCTCGCCGCCGACCAGCCGAGGCGGGCGAAGGCGGGGGCGAAGACCGCGGCGATCCGCGCGCGGAAGCGCGAAGCGTGCTCGTCGGCCAGCGCGGGGAGCGCCTGGTCCACGAGCCAGGCGAGCGGTCCGTGCGCGGCCGCGAGCACGTCGGGCTCCGGCTCGTCACCAAAGCGTGTCACCAGGTCGAGCCAGTCCACTAGCGGCGCGCGATCGGCACGCACGCCCGCCCACTGGTGGCCGAGCAGGCCCATTCGCTCCGCGGGCGCGAGCCGCGTGAGCTCCTCTCCGAGCGCGCGCAGGATCTCCCCGTCGTGCAGCGCGCGCACGAAGCTCGCCTCGCCGGCATTGGCGTAGACCCAGAGCACCTGCGAGGCGGGGCCGAGCGGGATCGTCGCGCGCTTCTCGTCGAGCAGCGCGCGCACGATGCGATCGCGCCCGCGCGGCGGCCGGACCCGGATCACCAGCGGGATCGGGCGCACCTCGGCGCGCCTGGCGCCGCCGACCGAGGGGCTGGCGAAGAAGCGCTCCTGCTCGACCAGCAGCTGCGCCTCGCCCGCGGAATCGATCCGCTGCGCGGCGAGCAGCGGAAAGCCCGGCCGCTCGACCCAGGGCGCGACGACCGGCTCGACGGGTCGCTTGGCCGCGAGCTCGAGCGCCCGCCACAGATCCGCCGCGCGGGCGTTGCCCTCGCGGTGCCGGCGGATGTAGCGCCGCACTCCGCTGCGAAAGACCGGCGCGCCGAGCCAGCTCTCCAGCATTCGCACCACCGACGCGCCCTTCTCGTAGGTGATCACGTCGAAGTTCTCGGTCGCCTGGCCCGGGGACTCGACCGGCCCCCAGATCGGGTGCGTGCTCTCGAGCGCGTCGAGCGCGAAGGCGGGAGCGCGGTGCGACTCGAAGTCGAGCCACATCTTCCACTCGGGCTTCCACTCGTCGACGATCTTGAAGGCCATCCAGGTGGCGAACGCCTCGTTCAGCCAGAGGTCGTCCCACCAGGCCATCGTGACCAGGTCGCCGTACCACATGTGCGCGAGCTCGTGCGCGATCACCTCGGCCACGCGCTTCTTCTCGGCCAGCGTCACCGTCTTGGGATCGACCAGGAGCAGCGTCTCGCGGAACGTGACCGCGCCGGCGTTCTCCATCGCGCCGAACTCGAAGTCGGGGACCGCGAGCAGGTCGAGCTTGCCGTACGGGTAGGGCAGGCCGAAGAAGGCCTCGAGCCGGCGCAGCGCCTCGGCGGCGACCTCGAGCGCGAAGCCGGCGAGCTTCTTCTTGCCCGGCACGCACCAGACGCGGATCGGTGTCGGTCCGACCCGCACCGCGCGGGACGACTCGAGCTCGCCCACCACCAGCGCGATCAGGTAGGTCGAGAGCTTCGGCGTCTCGGCGAAGCGCACGGTCTTGTTCCGGCCGCGCGTCGACACGCCCGCGACCGCGGCGTTCGACACCACCTGGTTTCGCGCCGGCGTGGTCACCCGCAGGGCGAAGCGCGCCTTCTTGTCGGGCTCGTCGAAGCAGGGGAAGAAGCGCCGCGCGTCCGCGGCCTCGAGCTGGGTCGCGGCGTAGCGGCGCTTGCCCGAGCGCGCCAGGTACAGCCCGCGCAGGTCCGCGCGAAGCGCCCCCTTCCAGGCGATGCGCAGGCTCGCGCGAGTGCCCGCGAGAGGCCGCTCGAGCACCAGCGTCGCGGTCTCGCGCTTGGGATTGGGCCGGATCCGCACCACGCGCAGCTCGCCCTCCGAGTCGCGGGCGCTCGCGGAGCCGAGATCGAGGTCCACCGCGTGCAGCTCGATCGAGCGCGTTCCGGCTTCGATCTCGAGCGAGATCTCGACCTCGCCGCGGAAGGCCTTCCGGGCCGGATCCACCCAGAGGTCGAGCTCGTAGCGTTCGGGTCTGGGCAGCTCCGGCAGGCGCATTCGGCTGCCGATTGTAGGGGGAGACGATCTGCGGGCAATGCGGCCGCCCTTGCCAGGCCGAGGTGGAATCGCGAAGCAATGGGACCTGTGACCCGAGCGGGATCCATCTCGACGCCGGAGCGGTCGCGCGCGATCGACGCGCTCGAGCGGGACCGCTTCGACCTTGCGATCATCGGCGGAGGCATCACCGGCGCGGGGCTCGCGCGCGAGGCGGCGCTGCGCGGGCTTCGCGTGGCATTGCTCGAGGCCGAGGACTTCGCCTCGGGCACGTCGAGCCGCTCCTCGAAGCTGATCCACGGGGGCCTTCGCTACCTGGCGCTCGGCGACGTGGGCCTGGTGCGCGAGTCGGCGCTCGAGCGCAAGGTGATCTTCCGGCTCGCGCCGCACCTGGCCGAGCGTCGCTGGATGGTGTTGCCGGTCCGCTCGCGCGCTGCGCTGCTCAAGTTCCGCGCCGCGATCACGACCTACGAGAAGCTCGGCGCGGTCGAGCGCGACGACCTGCACCACAACTGGGGCGCGGCCGAGCTCGAAGAAGAGGAGCCGGCGCTCGACCGCAGCGAGTGGCGCTTCGCCTGCGCGTACCGCGAGTACCTGACCGACGACGCGCGGCTGGTGCTGGCGAACCTGCGCGCGGCGGCGGGACTCGGCGCCCTCAGCCTGAACTGGGCGCCGGTGACCGGGATCCTGGTCGAGAACGACCGCGCCACGGGCCTCGCCGCGCGATGCCAGCTCACGGGCCGCGAGCTGCGGGTGCGAGCGGACTGCGTCGTGAACGCCGCGGGCGCGTGGGTCGAGGCGCTGCGCCAGCTCGAGGATGCGGCCGCACCGCCGCTCCTGCACCTCTCGAAGGGCGTCCACATCGGCATTCCTGCCGCCCGACTTCCGATCCGCAACCTGCTCCTGCTCGGAACGATGGACCAGCGCAGCATCTTCGCGCTGCGCCGCGACGAGATCGTCTTCGTCGGCACGACCGACACGAGCTATACGCACGGCGCCGACGTCTGGCCGCCGATCACGCGCGGCGACGTCGAGTATCTGCTCGAGCCGCTGCGCCGCTATCTCACGGTGGACAAGCTCGAGGTCGAAGACGTCCGAACCGCGTGGGCGGGGCTGCGGCCGCTGGTCGCCGAGCCGGGAAAGGCGCCGACCGACATCTCGCGCAAGGACGAGATCCTGATCGGCCGCGCGGGCGTGATCACCGTGGCCGGCGGCAAGCTCACCGGCTACCGGCCCACCGCGCTGCGCACGCTGGAACGGGTCGAGAGCGTGCTCGGCCACGCGCTTCCCGTGCCCGGCGAGGGCGGGCCCCTTCCGGGCGGCGACTTCCCGGGCGACCTCGTCGCGCTCGCGCGCAATCTCGAAGGGCAACACCGGCTCGATCACCTGGCGGCGATGCGCCTGGTGCGGCTGTACGGGAGCGAAGCGGACGCCGTGGTTCGGCTCGGCCCGAAGCCGCTCGTGGCGGAAGCAAAGGTGATCGTCGGGGAAGTAGACTGGGCCGTGATGCACGAGGGCGCAGCGACCGTCGAGGACGTGCTCTACCGCCGGACGCGCGCGGCGCTGTACGAGCCGGGCGCGGGCGACGCGATCGCCGGGCCGATCGCCGCGCGGATGGCGGAGCTACTGGGCTGGAGCGAGCGGCAGGCGGCCGAGCAAGCGCGGAGCGCGCGCGAACGCGTCGCGGCGGATCTCGATTTCGCGGACGTGGACCCGTGAGCGGGATCGTCGCGCGGCTTCGCGAGGCCCTCGGCGCGCGCGTGCACACCGACGCGGCGACGCTGGCGGCGCACCGGCGCGACACCTGGGCCCTGGCGGAGCTGCACGACCTGCTCGGACGCGGCGCGCCGACGGCCCTCGCGGTGGTACGCCCCGAATCGGTCGACGAGGTCGCGACCGCGCTTCGGCTCTGCCGGGCCGCGCGCGTTCCGGTGATCCCGTTCGGCGGCGGCTCGGGCGTCTGCGGCGGGGTCGAGGCGCGACCGGAAGCGGTGGTGATCTCGACGCGCGGTCTCGACGGTCTGGTCTCGCTCGACGCGCGCAACCTGACCGCGAGCTTTCGCGCCGGGACGATGGGCGGCGAGGCCGAGCGACGCCTGCAGAGGGAAGGCCTCACGATCGGCCACTGGCCGCAGTCGGTCGACCTCTCCACCGTCGGTGGCTGGGTGGCGACGCGCGCGGCGGGGCAGTTCTCGACCGCGTACGGCTCGATCGAGGATCTCGTTCTCGCGCTCGAGGTCGTGCTGCCCGACGGCAGCGTGCTGCGAACGCGCGAGACGCCGCGCGCCGCGGCCGGCCCCGACCTGCGTCAGCTCTTCATGGGAAGCGAGGGGACGCTGGGCGTGGTGAGCGAGGTGACCTTCTCGCTGCGGCCGCTGCCCGAGGCGCGAACTCTTGCGGCATTCCACTTCGCGTCGCTCGACGCCGGGCTCGAGGCGATCCGCCGCTTCATGCGCGTGGGGCTGCGGCCGCCGGTCGTGCGGCTCTACGACGAGCGCGAGTCACAGCGGCAATTCGCGGCGCAGTGCCCGGACGGGCGCGCCATGCTGATCCTCGTCCACGAAGGGCCGGAAGCCGTGGTCGCGGCCGAGGTCGCCGGCGTTGCGCGGCTCTGCGCGGACGAGGGCGGAATCGGCGCGGACGCCGCTTCGGTCGAGCACTGGCTCGAGCACCGCAACAACGTGCCGAGCTTCCGCGAGCTGAACGAGCGCGGACTGGTCGTCGACACGATCGAGGTCGCCGCCACGTGGGACCGCGTCATGCCGCTCTACCAAGCTGCGGTCGCGTCGCTTCGCGAGCTGCCGGAAGTGGTGCTCGCGAGCGCCCACTCGAGTCACTCCTATCGTTCCGGCACGAACCTGTACTTCACGTTCGCCGCGCGGGTCGAAGACAGAGAGCGAATGCCCGCGATCTACCGCGAGTGCTGGCAGCGGGTGATCCGCGCCACGCTCGCCTGCGGCGGCGGGATCGCGCACCACCACGGCATCGGCCGGGTGCGGCGCGAGTTCCTGGCGGAGGAGATCGGCGATGCGGGCGTCGGCGTGCTGCGCGCGCTGAAGCACGCGCTCGACCCGGACGACCTGCTGAATCCCGGCGTGCTCGTGCCCGCGAGCCGCTCGACGCGGGCGTGACCCGCCCGCCGCTGCTCGCGCTCGACCTCGGCACCACGAGCGTCCGGGCGCTTGCGGTCTCTGGCGAGGGACGCGTGCTGGCACGCGCGCAGCGCCCGCTCGCCTCTCGCTATCCGCGTCCCGGCTGGATCGAGCAGGACCCCGAGGAGATGTTCGCTGGCGCCAAAGACGTGCTTCGCGAGGCGCTGGCTTCGGCCCGACTCGAGTCGCGAGACGTCGCCGGAATCGGGCTGGTCACGCAGCGCGGCAGCGCGCTCGCCTGGGACGCGCGAACGCTGCGGCCGCTCGCCCCCGCGCAGAGCTGGCAGGATCAGCGCACCGCCGAGCGCGTGGCGGGCTTTCGGGCGCTCGGCATACCGATCAACACGCTCGCGACCGCGACGAAGCTCGAGTGGTGGCTCGCGCACGACGAGGCGGTGAAGGCGGCCGCGCGCGAGAAGCGGCTGCGGCTCGGTACGCCCGACGTCTGGCTGGCGGCGCGGCTCAGTGGCGGGGCGCTGCACGTGACCGACCCGGGAAACGCGTCGTGCACGGCGCTCTTCGACGTCGCGGGCGGCGAGTGGGCGCAGGGGCTTCTCGACCTGTTCAAGGTGCCGCGCGAGGCGCTGCCCGAGATCGTTCCGACCAGCGGCGTCGTGGGCGAGCTGCCGGCCGCGCTCCTGGGTACACCCGTTCGTGTCGCGGCGATCGCAGGAGATCAGCAGGCGTCCGCGTTCGCACAGGGGATCGGCCGACCCGGAGAGGCGAAGCTCACGCTCGGAACGTCCGCGATGTTCGACGTGCACACAGGCGCGGCCGTGGCCGAGCCGATCGCGGGCTCGTACCCGCTGGCGCTCTGGTGGCTGGCCGACGGCACGCGCGCGTTCTGCCTCGAGGGCGCAGTGATCACCGCGGGCAGCGCGATCGACTGGCTGATCGAGCTCGGGATCGCGCGCGACGCGGCCGAGCTCTCGGCGCTGGCGACCTCGGCCGGCTCGAGCGGGGGCGTCCGCTTCGTTCCCGCGCTGCAGGGGCTTGGCACTCCGTTCATGGACGACGCCGCGCGCGGCGCGCTGCTGGGATTGTCGCGCGGCTCGGGGCGCGGCGAGATCGCGCGCGCGGCGCTGGAGGGAATCGCGCAGCGCTGCAGCGACGTCTGCGAGGCCTTCGGGCTGGGCGCTCTTCCGCTTCGCGTCGACGGAGGATTGGCGCAGAGCGATCTCCTGCTGCAGGCGCTCGCGGACTTCTCCGGGTGCGAGATCGCGCGCGCTCGCGAAGTCGAGACCACGGCGCTGGGCGCCGCATTCCTGGCGGGCCTTGCCACGGGCGTGTTCGACAGCGCAGCTTCTTGCCGCGAAGCGCTTCCGGCGCCGGCGACTTTCGCGCCGCGCATTGCCGCCGCGGAGCGCGAGGCCGTGCGCGAGCGCTGGCGCGAAGCGCTGGCGCGGGTCGCGTCGCGTGGCCCGAGTCGGTGAGTCGGAGCGATCCGGCAGAAACCCATGCGCAACTCGTGTGCGTGTTCGAGTTCGCAGGCACCGTGTTATCTTGCCGGCGGGCTCCGCTTCCGGGAGGGCGCGATGCGCGCGCGTCTCATCACGATACTCGCGCTCGCGGCGCTGACTGCGCCGACGGGGTGCGGGCAGAGCGGTAGCGAGTCGGCCGCGGTCGAAGCGCCGAACGGCGAGGTCGCGGCGGCGGGAGCCCCACTTGCCGACGAGATGCCGGTGCCGGTCGCCGTGCGAAACGACGCGCTGCCGGCGGCCTTCCCGCACGACATCCCGATCCCCGAGGGGCTGACGGCGAAGTCGGTTCTCTCCGAGCACGCGGGCTCGTACGCGGCGCTCTTCACCGGAGAGCTCGAGCCCGAAGTCGTCTATCGCTTCTTCGCCGCGCAGCTCGTCTCGGAGGGCTGGACGATCGACAAGTCTCACGGTGTCGGGCCGGAGCTCGCGCTCCTGGCGAGCAAGGGAGGTCGGATCACCACCGTGATCTGCACGCGCATCGACGGCATGTTGCACGTCGAGCTCGGCGTGAGCGGCGGCTCCTGAGCTCCGGCGCCCGACGCGCGGCTACGCGCCGCGCTGGCGGTGGCGGGCGTATCGGACCATGTGGGCGAGGGTGCGGATCGCGCGGTGCCCCGAGGGCGAGGTGATGCGTCCGGTCTCGGCCACCCCGAGCGGTCCCGAATTGCCGTAGGCGCGATCGGTGTAGACCAGGTCGGAGGCGATCAGGA
This window contains:
- a CDS encoding M1 family metallopeptidase, whose translation is MRLPELPRPERYELDLWVDPARKAFRGEVEISLEIEAGTRSIELHAVDLDLGSASARDSEGELRVVRIRPNPKRETATLVLERPLAGTRASLRIAWKGALRADLRGLYLARSGKRRYAATQLEAADARRFFPCFDEPDKKARFALRVTTPARNQVVSNAAVAGVSTRGRNKTVRFAETPKLSTYLIALVVGELESSRAVRVGPTPIRVWCVPGKKKLAGFALEVAAEALRRLEAFFGLPYPYGKLDLLAVPDFEFGAMENAGAVTFRETLLLVDPKTVTLAEKKRVAEVIAHELAHMWYGDLVTMAWWDDLWLNEAFATWMAFKIVDEWKPEWKMWLDFESHRAPAFALDALESTHPIWGPVESPGQATENFDVITYEKGASVVRMLESWLGAPVFRSGVRRYIRRHREGNARAADLWRALELAAKRPVEPVVAPWVERPGFPLLAAQRIDSAGEAQLLVEQERFFASPSVGGARRAEVRPIPLVIRVRPPRGRDRIVRALLDEKRATIPLGPASQVLWVYANAGEASFVRALHDGEILRALGEELTRLAPAERMGLLGHQWAGVRADRAPLVDWLDLVTRFGDEPEPDVLAAAHGPLAWLVDQALPALADEHASRFRARIAAVFAPAFARLGWSAASGESDSLRQRRAALLSILGALAEDPDVLAGAETRIGPYLADRRALEPNLAGPVVDLAARRGNASLFDAYLRTIKAARTPQERTRFEMALGSFRDPALVERALARSLSVQIPTQDVVPLLCRLLANPHARERTWEFIRERWPKLSPRVSPGLASRLISALPALQKPLYRRQVASFFATHPLPSASRALAQALERFDLDAELRTRIVPDLREYLRSNSRC
- a CDS encoding glycerol-3-phosphate dehydrogenase/oxidase — its product is MGPVTRAGSISTPERSRAIDALERDRFDLAIIGGGITGAGLAREAALRGLRVALLEAEDFASGTSSRSSKLIHGGLRYLALGDVGLVRESALERKVIFRLAPHLAERRWMVLPVRSRAALLKFRAAITTYEKLGAVERDDLHHNWGAAELEEEEPALDRSEWRFACAYREYLTDDARLVLANLRAAAGLGALSLNWAPVTGILVENDRATGLAARCQLTGRELRVRADCVVNAAGAWVEALRQLEDAAAPPLLHLSKGVHIGIPAARLPIRNLLLLGTMDQRSIFALRRDEIVFVGTTDTSYTHGADVWPPITRGDVEYLLEPLRRYLTVDKLEVEDVRTAWAGLRPLVAEPGKAPTDISRKDEILIGRAGVITVAGGKLTGYRPTALRTLERVESVLGHALPVPGEGGPLPGGDFPGDLVALARNLEGQHRLDHLAAMRLVRLYGSEADAVVRLGPKPLVAEAKVIVGEVDWAVMHEGAATVEDVLYRRTRAALYEPGAGDAIAGPIAARMAELLGWSERQAAEQARSARERVAADLDFADVDP
- a CDS encoding FAD-binding protein gives rise to the protein MGGAAAAGRRAGKGADRHLAQGRDPDRPRGRDHRGRRQAHRLPAHRAAHAGTGRERARPRASRARRGRAPSGRRLPGRPRRARAQSRRATPARSPGGDAPGAAVRERSGRRGSARPEAARGGSKGDRRGSRLGRDARGRSDRRGRALPPDARGAVRAGRGRRDRRADRRADGGATGLERAAGGRASAERARTRRGGSRFRGRGPVSGIVARLREALGARVHTDAATLAAHRRDTWALAELHDLLGRGAPTALAVVRPESVDEVATALRLCRAARVPVIPFGGGSGVCGGVEARPEAVVISTRGLDGLVSLDARNLTASFRAGTMGGEAERRLQREGLTIGHWPQSVDLSTVGGWVATRAAGQFSTAYGSIEDLVLALEVVLPDGSVLRTRETPRAAAGPDLRQLFMGSEGTLGVVSEVTFSLRPLPEARTLAAFHFASLDAGLEAIRRFMRVGLRPPVVRLYDERESQRQFAAQCPDGRAMLILVHEGPEAVVAAEVAGVARLCADEGGIGADAASVEHWLEHRNNVPSFRELNERGLVVDTIEVAATWDRVMPLYQAAVASLRELPEVVLASAHSSHSYRSGTNLYFTFAARVEDRERMPAIYRECWQRVIRATLACGGGIAHHHGIGRVRREFLAEEIGDAGVGVLRALKHALDPDDLLNPGVLVPASRSTRA
- a CDS encoding glycerol kinase codes for the protein MTRPPLLALDLGTTSVRALAVSGEGRVLARAQRPLASRYPRPGWIEQDPEEMFAGAKDVLREALASARLESRDVAGIGLVTQRGSALAWDARTLRPLAPAQSWQDQRTAERVAGFRALGIPINTLATATKLEWWLAHDEAVKAAAREKRLRLGTPDVWLAARLSGGALHVTDPGNASCTALFDVAGGEWAQGLLDLFKVPREALPEIVPTSGVVGELPAALLGTPVRVAAIAGDQQASAFAQGIGRPGEAKLTLGTSAMFDVHTGAAVAEPIAGSYPLALWWLADGTRAFCLEGAVITAGSAIDWLIELGIARDAAELSALATSAGSSGGVRFVPALQGLGTPFMDDAARGALLGLSRGSGRGEIARAALEGIAQRCSDVCEAFGLGALPLRVDGGLAQSDLLLQALADFSGCEIARAREVETTALGAAFLAGLATGVFDSAASCREALPAPATFAPRIAAAEREAVRERWREALARVASRGPSR